The window GGTCAGGAGCTGACGGACCCAGTCCCTTTTCATGTCAGAGAGGGCGCGCCTGAAAAGGACACCGATCATGACGCAAGCCTCCCACCTTCGAGCCTCAACACCCGTCGGTATGTGTGGGCGAAAAACCGTTCGTTATGGGTCGCGAAGACGATCGTAGTCCCCTGGGCATTGAGCTCATCCATGATGCCCATGACCTCGTCCGCCCGCCGGGTATCGAGATTTCCCGTGGGCTCGTCAGCCAGGATGATGGGCGGCCTGTTCACCACGGCCCGTGCGAGGGCCACCCTCTGCTGTTCCCCGCCCGAAAGTTGAAGGGGATAATGTTTCAGCTTTCCGGCAAGCCCTACGGCATCAAGGACATGCCGGACCCTTTTTTCGATCTGGTCCCTGGAGACCCCGACGACCTCGAGGCTAAGGGCCACGTTCTCGAAGATCGTCTTGGCAGGTAGGAGCTTGAAGTCCTGGAAGACGACCCCGATCTTACGCCTAAGATACGGGATCTGTGCCCCGGCGACACTTGAAAGCGCAATGCCGTCGATCCAGATCTCTCCAGAGGTCGGCCTCTCCGCGCAAAACAGGAGCTTTAGGAACGTGGTCTTGCCCGAACCGCTCGGCCCTGTCAGAAAAACGAATTCGCCCTTTTCGATCTCACAACTCACCTGAAAGAGAGAAACGATGTCTGGGGGATATGTCTTCGT is drawn from Deltaproteobacteria bacterium and contains these coding sequences:
- the ftsE gene encoding cell division ATP-binding protein FtsE, with amino-acid sequence MIRMDGVTKTYPPDIVSLFQVSCEIEKGEFVFLTGPSGSGKTTFLKLLFCAERPTSGEIWIDGIALSSVAGAQIPYLRRKIGVVFQDFKLLPAKTIFENVALSLEVVGVSRDQIEKRVRHVLDAVGLAGKLKHYPLQLSGGEQQRVALARAVVNRPPIILADEPTGNLDTRRADEVMGIMDELNAQGTTIVFATHNERFFAHTYRRVLRLEGGRLAS